The sequence AGTGCTAGtataattttcttcttcttcctcttcctcttttttctcttcttcttcttcttcttcctctttttcttcttcttcttcatccaaacgcATTTAGAAATCAATGTAAGATGATCCAAAATTGTTCACAGTGAGGCCTCTTTGTACAGATCAACCTATCAGAAGCACCATCCTCTTTGGAATTTTATGACATCAATAACTTGAGTCAGATAGCTGCCGTCAGCTGTCCTCTATTTGTAATCCACATATTGATATTCACGTGTGCAATAATTTTCATTCCATGATTCTCAAAGTTACTTCTGAGCATCAAAGCTGATGAATGACAATAAAATCCAGCTTAGTGTAAGAACAGCTAGCGTTGGAAAAGTTGGACTTACAATAATTTAAACAGCTAGAGGTGCACCTAAACAAGATAAAACATCGACGGTCAGAAGCCAGTAAATGGAGCTTGAAAGTAATACTTTTCAGTCAGACATACCAGCAAAGGCAGTAGAAATCAGTTCATTTGACAAAAGAAATCCTTCTGGATCACTTAGCCTAATATATGCAATTTGATTCCTAACATCAGAAACTGAACGTTCTTCAACTCCATACAGAACATCTAGCCCATCTCTATCTAACACCTCAGCATACTTATTCTCAAGGTTTTGCTGCACAAACTTGGAAGGTATAATTTCTTCCTGTCGGAGATCGTTGCAAAACAAATCAAATACTTCTGCACAAAGAGACTGTCTATCGTCATTCAAAACTATCAAGTGTCCACTAGCCACAAATGGCTTCAATACCCTGCACAGAGACAAGCAAAGAGGCAGACCAAATACTTTCCCAAACGTCCTAATATCCAGACCCTGTGCAAGCCTCAGAGACAGCATAATCGTATCCATTGCCAGATCCTTACTATCAAAAACTTCAGATTCATTCCCTCTGCCTACATATCCTTTATCCACAAACAgagcataatctttcattttccgAGGTCTCGAAAGCCTTAAACCCCCTACATAGCTAGTAGCTCCAAGCCCAAAACCATAGTAGGGCAAATTCTTCCAGTAAACCAGATTATGCCTGCACTGAAACCCTTCTTTGGCATAATTACTGATCTCATAGTGCCCATACCCAGCCTCCTGAAGTGACCTCGAAGCTAATCTATAGAACTTTGCGGAATCATCTTCACTAGGCAATGGGGATTGTCCAGGCTTATACAATAGCCCAAACTTGGTCCCTTTCTCCACCTGTAAATCATAGATGGACATATGGGCAGGCCCTGCATCAATAGCCTGTTGCAAAGACTGCTCCCAATCCTCCAGTGTCTGATGGGGAAGGGAGCTTATGAGATCCAGGCTCCAGTTCTGAATTCCACTTGACTTAACAATCTCAATAGCCTCATAAACCTCCTTAAGCCCATGGGACCTCCCACATGACCTCAGAAGGCTCTCCTGGAAGGCCTGTACTCCTAGAGAAACCCTATTGATGCCTAAATCCATGAATTGTCTAAGAGTTTGGGCA is a genomic window of Cryptomeria japonica chromosome 7, Sugi_1.0, whole genome shotgun sequence containing:
- the LOC131040250 gene encoding uncharacterized protein LOC131040250; the protein is MALSYVLPSYLFLNSIPTLRLLRPIIKYPSAKTNKFLASSFLNTLEINKTAPSTSRINIQHPVPTSAYVHLPFCKKRCFYCDFPIVALGSGEPPPNPQGSQHDPRMENYTNLICKEIAAIGSAASDSMAPLETVFFGGGTPSLIPASLLAHIIECLRKQFGIITNSEISIEMDPGTFNAQTLRQFMDLGINRVSLGVQAFQESLLRSCGRSHGLKEVYEAIEIVKSSGIQNWSLDLISSLPHQTLEDWEQSLQQAIDAGPAHMSIYDLQVEKGTKFGLLYKPGQSPLPSEDDSAKFYRLASRSLQEAGYGHYEISNYAKEGFQCRHNLVYWKNLPYYGFGLGATSYVGGLRLSRPRKMKDYALFVDKGYVGRGNESEVFDSKDLAMDTIMLSLRLAQGLDIRTFGKVFGLPLCLSLCRVLKPFVASGHLIVLNDDRQSLCAEVFDLFCNDLRQEEIIPSKFVQQNLENKYAEVLDRDGLDVLYGVEERSVSDVRNQIAYIRLSDPEGFLLSNELISTAFAALMLRSNFENHGMKIIAHVNINMWITNRGQLTAAI